A region of the Candidatus Zixiibacteriota bacterium genome:
GACCCGCCCTACTTACATCACTGTTGGGAAGGAGCAACCGACAGCACGGACTGACGAACACGAGTCCATCTCATCGCTCCTCTTTGACTCTAAATAATCTGGCCGGCTCTCATTTGGAACTACCATCCCACCTTCGGGTTATTATCTTTACATTATGACCAAGAGCACTAACAAAAAAATACCGGAGCGGGCAATTCTAGTTGCCTTGGCAAGCAGTTCAAAAGAACGGCCCGCTGTCGAAGACTCGCTCGATGAATTGACCCGTCTTGCCGAGACGGCTGGAGCGACAACGGTTGCCAGACGAATTCAGACCCGTCCAAGACCTGAGGCGTCGACCTATATCGGCAAAGGCTTGGTGCAGGAGCTGAAAGAGCAGGCCGTCGAACTCAATGCCAACTGCATTATTTTCGATGACGCCCTCTCCCCCGCCCAGCAGAGAAATCTTGAGGCCGAGTTAGAAACAAAAGTTATCGACCGCTCGGTTTTGATTCTCGATATTTTTGCCCACGGCGCCCGGAGCGCCGAAGCTCGGCTTCAGGTGGAACTTGCGCAGTTGGAATATACAATGCCAAGACTGACTGGCGCATGGGTACATTTTTCAAAACAATACGGCGGCATCGGCTCAAAGGGACCGGGTGAAACGCAGTTGGAAATTGACCGGCGGCGTGTTCGCGACCGGATAAGCCATGTAAAGATGAAACTTGGGCAAGTCGATAAACAACGCGCGACCCAGCGGAAACGACGACAGGGTCTTTTCAAAATCGCGCTTGTGGGATATACCAATGCCGGCAAATCGACATTATTCAATGTGTTGACAAAATCCGAAGTCGAAATTGCGGACAAGCTCTTTACTACTTTGGATTCAACGACGCGGGTCATGTCGGCCGATTACCCCTGTCAGATAGTTTTCTCTGATACCGTTGGATTTATTAAGAAATTGCCGCATCAGTTGGTGGAGTCATTTAAGTCCACGCTTGAGGAGGTGGCGCTGGCAGATTTATTGTTGCATGTGGTCGATTCGACGGACCCGAACTATGAGAGCGCGATAGCTCAGACAAAATCGGTCTTGGTAGAAATCGGGGCCGAGAACGTCCCTTATATATTGGTCTATAACAAAGTCGATGCTCTCCCCGGTTTTGAGACACCTATTGGTACCGGTAGTCCAAGTCTTTCTATTTCAGCGCTCAAAAAGACTGGGATTGCGGCCCTTAAGGCCGAAATTGTGGCTCAAGCCGAGCGTATTCCCTCCTATAAAAAATAATTCAACCTTCTGCCTCTCTCGCCGATAATAGCGGAGGAGGTAATGAATGGCCAAAAAAATACTGATTGTCGACGATAATCCGAATATGTCTTCTCTTCTTTCAGAGATGTTAGAAGTTTTTGATCATATGTCGGTCAGAGCTGCCGATGGAACGCAGGCATTGACCGAGTTGCACAAAGGCGGGATCAGCATGGTTATCACCGATATGCGAATGCCTAATATGACCGGACTTGAATTGT
Encoded here:
- the hflX gene encoding GTPase HflX; protein product: MTKSTNKKIPERAILVALASSSKERPAVEDSLDELTRLAETAGATTVARRIQTRPRPEASTYIGKGLVQELKEQAVELNANCIIFDDALSPAQQRNLEAELETKVIDRSVLILDIFAHGARSAEARLQVELAQLEYTMPRLTGAWVHFSKQYGGIGSKGPGETQLEIDRRRVRDRISHVKMKLGQVDKQRATQRKRRQGLFKIALVGYTNAGKSTLFNVLTKSEVEIADKLFTTLDSTTRVMSADYPCQIVFSDTVGFIKKLPHQLVESFKSTLEEVALADLLLHVVDSTDPNYESAIAQTKSVLVEIGAENVPYILVYNKVDALPGFETPIGTGSPSLSISALKKTGIAALKAEIVAQAERIPSYKK
- a CDS encoding response regulator — encoded protein: MAKKILIVDDNPNMSSLLSEMLEVFDHMSVRAADGTQALTELHKGGISMVITDMRMPNMTGLELLQQVKSLYPAIPVVLISGYSVAEIESQAGHLKADGFLGKPLLMSDIEQLLHRLL